Proteins found in one Brachypodium distachyon strain Bd21 chromosome 5, Brachypodium_distachyon_v3.0, whole genome shotgun sequence genomic segment:
- the LOC100828650 gene encoding uncharacterized protein LOC100828650, with translation MSVMDWHAWLSTAARLEPAAVHEYALALARNELDPGCDAAHLDHDLLRSMGVSVARHRLEILKLARPARAHARGRGLSRRLLAAAGRVARCALRSLACRREECHGAGLVLAPGQLQQQQPEGDGGIGIGQAGLGSGCTVPKRTRSKPKGAAAGAARPAVGFRGAATVHAIGDVVESGGGEETVRWDRLFQGLNPN, from the coding sequence ATGAGCGTCATGGACTGGCACGCGTGGctgtcgacggcggcgcggctggagccggcggcggtgcacgAGTAcgcgctggcgctggcgcgCAACGAGCTCGACCCGGGCTGCGACGCCGCGCACTTGGACCACGACCTCCTCCGCAGCATGGGCGTCTCCGTCGCCAGGCACCGCCTCGAGATCCTCAAGCTcgcccgccccgcccgcgcccacgcccGCGGCCGTGGCCTCTCCCGGcggctcctcgccgccgccggccgcgtcgCCAGGTGCGCGCTGCGCTCTCTCGCCTGCCGCCGGGAGGAGTGCCACGGGGCGGGGCTCGTGCTGGCCCCGggccagctgcagcagcagcagcctgagggcgacggcggcatCGGCATTGGCCAAGCAGGTTTGGGATCCGGTTGCACGGTGCCGAAGAGGACCAGGTCCAAGCCCAAGGGGGCCGCGGCTGGCGCTGCGCGGCCGGCCGTCGGCTTCAGGGGCGCCGCGACGGTGCACGCGATTGGGGATGTtgtcgagagcggcggcggcgaggagacgGTCAGGTGGGACCGCCTGTTCCAGGGACTCAACCCCAACTGA
- the LOC100825784 gene encoding flavonoid O-methyltransferase-like protein Os11g0303600 — translation MAAHQAQKQLTVPTEAELLQAQADLWRHSLYYLTSMAFQCAVKLGIPTAIHTLGGAASLPDLVTALSLPPAKLPFLRRIMRLLSMSGVFATTDNTSQKQEGIIIYRLTPISYLLLDGGVIEGHPSQTSVVLAASSRHCVEAAMGLADWFKEDTTATGASPFENVHGATLFHESFAELDPENDVMFNEGRAAHDNSGFAAVLRECGGSVFAGLESLTDCCGGDGTAARAVVEAFPRIKCTVLDLPRVINNVSATAADGGLVNYVAGDMFKFVPPAQAVMLKLVLHHWSDEDCVKILFQCKKAVPSREAGGKVIVIDIVVGSSSGPTLEAELLMDVAMMVMTKGRQRDENDWREIFVEAGFSDYTVVKKLGARGVFEAYP, via the exons ATGGCGGCCCATCAGGCTCAGAAGCAATTGACAGTTCCCACGGAGGCCGAGCTGTTGCAAGCGCAAGCCGACCTTTGGCGCCACAGCCTCTACTACCTCACATCCATGGCGTTCCAGTGCGCCGTCAAGCTCGGCATCCCGACCGCCATCCACACCCTGGGCGGCGCGGCATCGTTGCCCGACCTTGTCACCGCGCTGTCCCTTCCGCCCGCCAAGCTGCCTTTCCTCCGCCGCATCATGCGCCTCCTGTCCATGTCCGGCGTCTTCGCCACCACCGACAACACCAGCCAGAAACAAGAAGGGATCATCATCTACCGCCTGACGCCAATATCCTACCTCCTCCTGGACGGCGGCGTTATAGAAGGCCATCCAAGCCAGACCTCCGTGGTGCTCGCCGCGTCCTCGAGGCACTGCGTCGAGGCCGCCATGGGGCTCGCCGACTGGTTCAAGGAGGACACCACGGCCACGGGCGCGTCGCCGTTCGAGAACGTCCATGGCGCGACCCTCTTCCACGAGAGCTTCGCGGAGCTAGACCCTGAGAACGACGTAATGTTCAACGAAGGCCGGGCGGCGCACGACAACTCTGGCTTCGCCGCCGTGCTGAGggagtgcggcggcagcgtGTTTGCGGGGCTCGAGTCGCTCACCgactgctgcggcggcgacggcaccgCGGCCAGAGCAGTCGTCGAGGCCTTCCCGCGGATCAAATGCACCGTGCTTGACCTTCCCCGGGTGATCAACAATGTctctgctactgctgctgatGGTGGGCTCGTTAACTACGTGGCAGGTGACATGTTCAAGTTCGTCCCACCCGCTCAAGCCGTCATGCTCAAG CTTGTGCTGCACCATTGGAGTGACGAGGACTGTGTGAAGATCCTGTTCCAGTGCAAGAAGGCCGTTCCTTCGAGAGAGGCCGGAGGGAAGGTGATCGTTATCGACATAGTGGTTGGGTCTTCTTCAGGGCCGACGCTGGAAGCCGAGCTCCTGATGGATGTGGCCATGATGGTGATGACCAAAGGCCGGCAGCGGGACGAAAATGACTGGCgcgagatcttcgtggaagcAGGGTTCAGTGACTATACTGTTGTGAAGAAACTGGGCGCGCGTGGTGTTTTTGAGGCCTACCCGTGA
- the LOC100826407 gene encoding putative lipid-binding protein AIR1B, producing the protein MASRSGTAVLALLLAAATLSAAAYPAADPFCPWDSGIKFSACAAALGLVGAQAGSQLIGSTKCCELVSGLAAAEAAACLCVSAKESVLGVVSAEWSVGVELLASACSKELPDGFKCV; encoded by the coding sequence ATGGCGAGCCGCAGCGGCACCGCAGTCCTGGcactcctcctcgccgcggcaacgctctccgccgccgcgtacCCGGCAGCCGACCCGTTCTGCCCGTGGGACAGCGGCATCAAGTTCTCGgcgtgcgccgccgcgctcgggCTCGTGGGCGCGCAGGCCGGCTCGCAGCTGATCGGCAGCACCAAGTGCTGCGAGCTCGTGTCCGGGctcgccgcggcggaggcggccgcgtGCCTCTGCGTCTCGGCCAAGGAGAGCGTGCTCGGCGTCGTCTCCGCGGAGTGGAGCGTCGGCGTCGAGCTCCTCGCCAGCGCCTGCAGCAAGGAGCTTCCCGACGGGTTCAAGTGCGTGTGA
- the LOC100828950 gene encoding protein ALP1-like, with product MVAAAAARSKRSHHRPPANKRPSPPPPPPQLTTLLAHLASSVSLALRFASDRDLLLRPSQALALDPLLLAAARAVSRLLALLPLHLQTLTLTCLSLSPPTPSPPPSSSSSWFLRLSSSPSLPDSAWRDAFGMSRPAFFHLLHSLALSDPTTTTFSPSSSLPLPADHKLAAALYRLAHGAPLRAVARRFGLATPAMAARAFYEVIRAIADRLATLLDLAAPDRISRAVPGFCALSLPNCCGALGYARFGADGAVAAQALVDAECRFLDVSAGWDPSMPAPDILRRSKLYASQSRVLANAPHGELIGGSVPRYFLGPACVPLLPWLVTPYKDAADGMSKESIFNGVHAHGARLVERAFGHVRARWKLLGESWKGECQEALPYVVVAGCLLHNFLIKCGEPMPDADGVPAEADVFVDFEGERDREGERIRDVLAAHLSLVSRNQWQ from the coding sequence atggtcgccgccgccgcagcccgcaGCAAGCGCTCCCACCACCGCCCTCCCGCCAACAAGCGTCCGagtccgccaccgccgccgccgcagctgacgACGCTCCTGGCGCATCTCGCCTCGTCGGTCTCGCTCgcgctgcgcttcgcgtcggACCGggaccttcttctccggccgTCCCAGGCGCTCGCGCTCGACCCGCTCCTCCTGGCCGCGGCCCGGGCCGTGTCCCGCCTGCTCGCGCTGCTCCCGCTCCACCTCCAGACGCTCACGCTCACatgcctctccctctccccgccgaccccctcGCCCCCgccctcgtcttcctcctcctggttcctccgcctctcctcttccccctcCCTCCCGGACTCCGCATGGCGCGACGCGTTCGGCATGTCCAGGCCGGCTTTCTTCCACCTCCTCCACTCCCTCGCTCTCTCCGACCCCACAACCACAACCTTCTCCCCATCCTCTTCCCTCCCATTGCCGGCCGACCACAAGCTCGCGGCAGCCCTCTACCGCCTAGCCCACGGAGCCCCATTACGGGCCGTGGCGCGCCGCTTCGGCCTCGCGAcccccgccatggccgcccggGCCTTCTACGAGGTCATCCGCGCCATCGCCGACCGCCTCGCGACCCTTCTGGACCTGGCCGCGCCGGACCGCATCTCGCGCGCCGTGCCGGGCTTCTGCGCGCTCTCCCTCCCCAACTGCTGCGGCGCGCTCGGCTACGCCCGCTTCGGCGCGGACGGCGCCGTGGCCGCGCAGGCGCTGGTGGACGCCGAGTGCCGCTTCCTCGACGTCTCCGCGGGGTGGGACCCGTCCATGCCGGCCCCGGACATCCTCCGGCGCAGCAAGCTCTACGCCTCCCAGTCGCGCGTCCTCGCCAACGCGCCCCACGGCGAGCTCATCGGCGGCTCCGTGCCGCGCTACTTCCTCGGCCCCGCCTGCGTCCCGCTGCTCCCCTGGCTCGTGACGCCCTACAAGGATGCCGCTGATGGCATGTCCAAGGAGAGCATCTTTAACGGCGTGCACGCGCACGGGGCGCGGCTGGTGGAAAGGGCGTTCGGCCATGTGCGCGCGCGGTGGAAGCTTCTCGGGGAGTCCTGGAAGGGCGAGTGCCAGGAGGCGCTGCCgtacgtcgtcgtcgccggctgCCTGCTCCACAATTTCCTCATCAAGTGCGGCGAGCCGATGCCCGACGCCGACGGGGTTCCGGCAGAAGCCGATGTGTTTGTGGACTTTGAGGGGGAGAGGGACAGGGAAGGGGAGAGGATCCGGGATGTTCTTGCTGCACACTTGAGCTTGGTAAGCCGTAACCAGTGGCAGTGA
- the LOC100828346 gene encoding uncharacterized protein LOC100828346: MALAAGSSVGVASVVVLLLLVVANASSSSSHAGSDGGRVLSEGSTAASWRRSVAESPLPRNNSLVLAAARTYRSDPLANLTMYTGGWNISDQHYWASVAYTAVPLFFFAILWFVGFGIAMLIISCFCCFCRNKSDGYSPTSYVTSLTMLILLTCATIAGCLVLHVGTEFFHNSTINTVEYVVGQGNLTVDNLRNFAGSLAAAKNIGVDQIFLPADVQRKIDLVEEKLNSSANEFSARIVSNYEKFKDMMDKMQYYLRYLAAIMLGLALLGFVFSVLGLHFLVSLLVIAGWIVVTVTVMLAGGFILLHNVVGDTCVAMDEWVTHPQAHTALDDILPCVDMATAHESLHRSQEVTAQLVALVNNVIMNISNREFPPAIRPLYFNQSGPLMPVLCDPFNQDMSARQCGPGEVTFKTAAAEWKKFECAVSGPPGSEVCTTAGRVTPPAYNQMTAAASISMGLYEFGPFLMDLQDCSFVRETFESISLKNCPGLEAHSRFVYLGLLVVSGAIMLAVVFWMVHTRQRRWRARSKPV; this comes from the exons ATGGCGCTGGCCGCCGGCTCGTCGGTCGGCGTCGCCTCCGTCGTCGTTCTGCTCTTGCTCGTCGTCGCGAatgcctcctcctcttcctcgcaTGCTGGTTCGGATGGCGGCCGCGTCCTGTCAG AAGGAAGCACGGCGgcctcatggaggagatcgGTTGCGGAGTCACCCTTGCCGAGAAACAACTCCCTCGTCCTggccgcggcgaggacttACCGGAGCGACCCATTGGCCAACCTCACCATGTACACCGGCGGCTGGAACATCAGCGACCAGCATTACTGGGCT TCCGTGGCGTACACCGCGgtccccctcttcttcttcgccatCCTGTGGTTCGTCGGCTTCGGCATCGCAATGCTCATCATctcctgcttctgctgcttctGCCGGAACAAGAGCGACGGATACTCGCCCACCTCCTACGTCACCTCCTTGACCATGCTCATCCTCCTCACCTGCGCCACCAT CGCCGGGTGTCTCGTGCTGCACGTGGGGACGGAGTTCTTCCACAATAGCACGATCAACACGGTGGAGTACGTGGTCGGGCAGGGCAACCTGACGGTGGACAACCTGCGGAACTTCGCGGGGAGCCTTGCGGCGGCCAAGAACATCGGCGTCGACCAGATCTTCCTCCCGGCCGACGTGCAGCGCAAGATCGACCTCGTCGAGGAGAAGCTCAACTCCTCCGCCAACGAGTTCTCCGCCCGCATCGTCTCCAACTACGAAAAGTTCAAGGACATGATGGACAAGAT GCAGTACTACTTGAGGTATCTTGCAGCTATCATGCTTGGCCTTGCGCTACTCGGGTTCG TGTTCTCCGTGCTGGGCTTGCACTTTCTTGTCTCCCT GCTGGTGATCGCCGGATGGATCGTCGTCACCGTCACGGTCATGCTGGCCGGCGGCTTCATCCTCCTGCACAA CGTGGTGGGGGACACGTGCGTGGCCATGGACGAGTGGGTGACGCACCCGCAGGCGCACACGGCGCTGGACGACATCCTGCCGTGCGTGGACATGGCGACGGCGCACGAGTCGCTGCACCGGAGCCAGGAGGTGACGGCGCAGCTGGTGGCGCTCGTCAACAACGTCATCATGAACATCTCCAACCGTGAATTCCCTCCGGCCATCAGACCGCTCTACTTCAACCAGTCCGGGCCCCTGATGCCGGTGCTCTGCGACCCGTTCAACCAGGACATGAGCGCCCGCCAGTGCGGCCCCGGGGAAGTGACTTTCAagacggccgcggcggagtGGAAGAAGTTCGAGTGCGCCGTGAGCGGCCCGCCGGGGTCCGAGGTGTGCACGACGGCAGGGAGGGTGACACCGCCGGCGTACAACCAGAtgacggcagcggcgagcaTCAGCATGGGGCTGTATGAGTTTGGCCCGTTCCTGATGGATCTCCAGGACTGTTCCTTCGTCAGGGAGACGTTTGAGTCCATCAGCCTGAAGAACTGTCCCGGGCTTGAGGCGCATAGCAGGTTCGTGTATCTTGGGTTGCTCGTTGTCTCGGGGGCTATTATGCTGGCCGTCGTCTTCTGGATGGTGCACACGCGGCAGCGCCGCTGGCGCGCGCGCAGCAAGCCGGTGTGA
- the LOC100826721 gene encoding uncharacterized protein LOC100826721: MAGCPCASTSSASSSPLFLLPSVSTPSRSSVAFASCGVRLRKAGARRGVAASSSNKEDTEEQGDEGGDPAFNPFGFVTDNPSSRAAIQLQPSPAEDGNVGQMLYRTEYKGREYGKTVRSGDLRWFVRETGSPDARRGTIIFIHGAPTQSFSYRMVMSQMSDAGYHCFAPDWIGFGFSEMPQPGYGFDYKEEEFHKAFDDLLGTLNVTEPFFLVVQGFLVGSYGLTWALKNSSKVRKLAILNSPLTVSSPVPGLFNQLRLPLFGEFTCQNAILAERFIEAGSPYVLKSEKADVYRLPYLSSGAPGFALLEAARKAKFQDVLSRISAGFSSNSWEKPILLAWGESDKYLPLSIAEEFKKSNPAVVKLKTIEGAGHMPQEDWPEKVVTALTSFLF; this comes from the exons atggccggctgTCCCtgcgcctccacctcctccgcctcctcctctcccctgtTCCTCCTGCCCTCCGTCTCCACCCCTTCCAGGAGCAGCGTTGCCTTCGCTTCGTGCGGTGTGAGGCTGCGGAAAGCAGGAGCGAGACGGGGAGTCGCGGCGAGCAGTAGCAACAAGGAAGATACGGAGGAGCAGGGAGACGAAGGAGGGGACCCGGCGTTCAACCCGTTCGGGTTCGTGACGGACAACCCGTCGAGCCGCGCCGCTATCCAGCTGCAGCCGTCGCCCGCCGAGGACGGCAATGTCGGCCAGATGCTCTAC AGGACAGAGTACAAAGGAAGAGAGTACGGTAAGACTGTGAGATCGGGAGACCTACGATGGTTCGTGAGGGAAACAG GTTCCCCTGATGCACGGCGTGGGACtattatctttattcatggtGCTCCAACTCAGTCATTTAGCTATCGCATGGTGATGTCTCAG ATGTCAGATGCTGGTTACCACTGCTTTGCTCCTGACTGGATAGGATTTGGGTTCAGTGAGATGCCGCAGCCTGGATATGGATTCGATTACAAAG AAGAGGAGTTCCACAAGGCATTTGATGATCTTCTTGGTACTCTAAATGTCACCGAACCATTCTTCTTAGTTGTCCAG GGATTTCTAGTAGGTTCATATGGTCTAACATGGGCATTGAAGAACTCAAGCAAAGTTCGCAAGCTAGCAATTCTTAACAGTCCACTTACTGTTTCTTCTCCAGTGCCTGGATTGTTCAATCAGCTAAG GTTGCCGCTTTTTGGTGAATTTACTTGCCAAAATGCTATTTTGGCTGAGAGATTCATTGAAGCAGGTAGCCC CTATGTGCTGAAGTCCGAGAAGGCTGATGTATACAGATTACCATATCTATCAAGTGGTGCGCCTGGATTTG caTTGCTTGAAGCTGCCAGGAAAGCCAAATTTCAAGATGTACTAAGTAGAATTTCGGCTGGATTTTCATCCAACAG CTGGGAAAAACCAATATTGCTTGCATGGGGGGAGTCTGACAAGTACTTGCCGCTCTCGATAGCCGAGGAGTTCAAGAAAAGCAATCCTGCTGTGGTGAAATTGAAGACCATAGAAGGAGCTGGTCATATGCCACAAGAGGACTG GCCAGAGAAGGTCGTGACGGCGCTCACATCCTTCCTGTTCTAG
- the LOC100826099 gene encoding lipid transfer protein EARLI 1 — MESTKVSALLLLAMLALSSSPVILACSSCGSTGSSATPSTGVTLPTLPPAGLGAVAPVVGSIAPVVGSIAPVVGSIAPVVGSTVPPVLGSVPPVLGGSLPPVLGGSGSGSPITLPKLPIIGGSGSPASPKVRHGGRKACPPSPPTPTPSPPTPTPSPPTPTPSYDTCPIDGLKLGVCLDILGNEVHIGDASVKCCPLVQGVAGLTVAACLCTAIKAKVLDISLYVPLALKVLVNDCGCAIPPGYTCA, encoded by the coding sequence ATGGAGTCCACGAAGGTCtcggcgctgctgctcctggCCATGCTGGCGCTCTCCTCTTCCCCAGTCATCCtcgcctgctcctcctgcggctccaccggcagcagcGCCACCCCTTCCACCGGGGTAACCCTCCCCACTTTACCCCCCGCCGGACTCGGCGCCGTTGCCCCCGTCGTCGGCTCCATTGCCCCAGTCGTCGGCTCCATCGCCCCCGTCGTCGGCTCCATTGCCCCAGTCGTCGGCAGCACCGTGCCCCCCGTCCTCGGCTCCGTGCCCCCAGTCCTCGGCGGCTCCCTCCCACCAGTCCTCGGCGGCTCCGGATCCGGAAGCCCGATAACACTCCCAAAGCTCCCGATAATCGGCGGCTCCGGGAGCCCGGCCTCGCCCAAGGTACGCCACGGCGGACGCAAGGCGTGCCCGCCTTCTcccccgacgccgacgccttctcctccgacaccgacgccgtctcctcccacgccgacgccgtcgTATGACACGTGCCCGATCGACGGGCTGAAGCTGGGGGTGTGCCTGGACATCCTGGGCAACGAGGTGCACATCGGGGACGCGAGCGTCAAGTGCTGCCCGCTGGTGCAGGGCGTGGCGGGGCTCACCGTGGCGGCGTGCCTCTGCACCGCCATCAAGGCCAAGGTGCTCGACATCTCCCTCTACGTGCCGCTCGCGCTCAAGGTGCTCGTCAACGACTGCGGCTGCGCCATCCCGCCCGGCTACACCTGCGCTTGA
- the LOC100829250 gene encoding NEDD8 ultimate buster 1, whose translation MASDEVSPAAERVRVVGAWAGTLEVELGAWTVQMLRAEVARRAGDVEPDRVSLISGGRLLRDDPASSLQKLGLKSNAKVLSSLTSPDRGKAIAAEAAAAAVEEEHASRLVRLWDAAKALSQRHSDGSFPEEDFNLDLEDQSGQKVMFGSVDDMKALKMALMLHQKAKVLIKKDMYKEALDVLIMAEEAFSLCDPKLIERVDNVPMLQLDIVWCYFMLRDVSRLEVAGDRLKKARVGFERSHGKDSSRFRLLQAARHADLAIYVRLELLEGVVAYHNGHTEKARGSLSSAQSKYMQLQVPEEAITMLMEMGYEARASKRALKMTGYDIQSSVDLLCEEREKKIRRREQNLETQREIKEQWKFGKTPMNKAVDMQKLKGLTSIGFEKYLAAEALRINENDADRALDLLTNPEENSILQSNIESRRKRPSRGLGAGSSRAAAASAVNASTVVNTAPHVPDGNTTEGNHEQLVSNEAAVNNSGEALNRDEVMNDEGAVNNNGEAGNNEGALNPDEAMSEEDDEGEQAASHNQPPARDVVMENELANELTGDALDDYDIDVANEGQAITEYLSLLEPAAASS comes from the exons ATGGCATCCGACGAGGTctccccggcggcggagcgggttCGCGTGGTCGGCGCGTGGGCCGGCACTCTGGAGGTGGAGCTGGGCGCCTGGACGGTGCAGATGCTGCGGGCGGAggtggcgcggcgggcgggggACGTGGAGCCCGACCGCGTCAGCCTCATCTCCGGCGGGCGCTTGCTCAGGGACGATCCCGCATCCTCCCTGCAGAAGCTCGGTCTCAAGAGCAACGCCAAGGTGCTGTCCAGCCTCACCTCCCCCGATCGCGGCAAGGCCatcgccgccgaggccgcggcggcggcggtggaggaggagcatgCCAGTAGGCTCGTCAGGCTTTG GGATGCTGCAAAAGCATTATCTCAAAGGCATTCAGATGGCTCCTTTCCTGAAGAAGACTTCAACTTAGATCTTGAGGATCAGAGTGGCCAGAAAGTGATGTTTGGATCTGTCGATGAtatgaa GGCTCTGAAGATGGCTCTAATGCTTCATCAAAAAGCCAAAGTTCTTATCAAGAAGGACATGTATAAGGAGGCACTGGATGTTCTAATAATGGCCGAG GAAGCCTTTTCTCTTTGTGACCCTAAACTCATTGAG AGGGTTGATAATGTGCCAATGCTTCAGCTGGATATAGTGTGGTGTTATTTTATGCTTCGTGATGTATCACGCTTAGAAGTTGCAGGGGATCGCCTAAAAAAGGCTAGGGTAGGATTTGAACGTTCCCACGGTAAAGATTCCAGTCGCTTCAGATTACTCCAGGCTGCCCGTCATGCAGATCTTGCCAT CTATGTAAGGCTGGAGCTTTTGGAAGGAGTGGTAGCATATCATAATGGTCATACTGAAAAGGCACGTGGCTCTCTCAGTTCTGCACAATCTAAATACATGCAG TTGCAAGTACCAGAGGAAGCTATAACAATGTTAATGGAGATGGGGTACGAGGCACGCGCTTCAAAACGAGCACTAAAGATGACTGGCTATGATATTCAATCTTCTGTTGATCTCTTATGTGAGGAGCGTGAAAAGAAAATTCGTAGAAGAGAGCAGAACTTGGAGACAcaaagagaaatcaa GGAACAATGGAAATTTGGTAAAACACCCATGAACAAGGCAGTTGATATGCAGAAGTTGAAAGGCTTGACTAGTATTGG GTTTGAGAAATATCTTGCTGCAGAAGCACTCCGCATAAATGAAAATGATGCCGACAGAGCATTAGATCTTTTGACAAATCCTGAAGAGAACTCTATCCTACAA AGTAATATTGAGTCAAGGAGGAAGCGACCATCCCGTG GCTTGGGTGCAGGCTCATCGAGAGCTGCAGCTGCTTCTGCCGTGAATGCTTCAACGGTAGTTAACACTGCACCACATGTCCCGGATGGGAACACTACTGAGGGTAACCATGAGCAGCTTGTGAGCAATGAAGCTGCTGTGAACAACAGTGGAGAAGCTCTGAACCGTGATGAAGTTATGAACGATGAAGGAGCTGTGAACAACAATGGAGAAGCTGGGAACAATGAAGGAGCTCTGAACCCTGATGAAGCCATGAgcgaagaagatgatgaaggcGAGCAAGCAGCGAGCCACAATCAACCTCCTGCCAGGGACGTGGTGATGGAGAATGAGCTTGCCAATGAGCTGACAGGGGATGCCCTGGATGACTACGATATTGATGTTGCCAACGAAGGACAGGCCATAACAGAGTACCTGAGCTTGCTGGAGCCTGCAGCTGCTAGCTCTTGA
- the LOC104581445 gene encoding patatin-like protein 6 — protein MWPNLDHSPLSSPAPAAHTRQYGSTGGSAWTGESERPVAPQATKTTPTSTGHVRVLSIDRDADGGALVARVGAARVPPPGALWRPHVADYFDRAAGSGAGGFLAAALFTSCMPVEDVRDLMAKNQKLFSGCHCGSEGLFRARPEACYDVATAAPFVFSRDDAVEVDAFDFLLWKVCAGGVRRGPRREGVP, from the exons ATGTGGCCCAATCTCGACCActctcctctttcttccccGGCACCGGCAGCACACACGCGCCAATATGGATCAACCGGCGGCAGCGCCTGGACCGGCGAGAGCGAGCGCCCGGTGGCGCCGCAGGCAACCAAAACAACCCCTACTAGCACAGGCCACGTGCGTGTGCTCTCCATCGACAGGGACGCAGACGGCGGGGCGCTGGTAGCGCGTGTTGGTGCGGCTCGAGTGCCGCCTCCAGGAGCTCTCTGGCGACCCCACGTCGCCGACTACTTTGACCGCGCCGCCGGGTCCGGCGCCGGTGGGTTCCTCGCGGCCGCGCTCTTCACGTCATGCATGCCCGTCGAGGACGTGCGAGACCTCATGGCCAAGAACCAGAAGCTCTTCTCCGGTTGCCATTGCGGCAGCGAAGGGCTGTTCCGGGCTCGCCCCGAGGCA TGCTACGACgtggccacggcggcgccctTCGTCTTCTCCCGCGACGATGCCGTGGAGGTTGACGCCTTCGACTTCCTGCTGTGGAAGGTCTGCGCCGGTGGCGTGCGGCGTGGGCCCCGCCGAGAGGGCGTCCCTTGA
- the LOC104581444 gene encoding uncharacterized protein LOC104581444 has protein sequence MRTSSMVMASLLLFLLLATRAHGIRMDRQLHDALSSKEPAGDSKAAAQPSELAAHSASKHCASDGRCSDAGKAKKAAAPAHAAKHHQPIPGGGKREEEEEEAAPSSRVLPRQENNAAATTYPDILDIAGMDYTPANRKPPIHN, from the exons ATGAGGACTTCCTCCATGGTCATGgcctctctcctcctctttctGCTTCTGGCTACAAGAGCACATG GGATTAGGATGGACAGGCAGCTACATGACGCACTCAGCAGCAAG GAGCCGGCCGGCGATTCGAAGGCCGCCGCGCAGCCATCCGAACTCGCCGCCCATTCGGCCAGCAAGCACTGCGCGTCCGATGGGCGCTGCTCAG ATGCAGGAAAGGCGAAAaaggcagcggcgccggcgcacgCTGCGAAGCATCATCAGCCCAtcccgggcggcggcaagcgggaggaggaggaggaggaagcggcgccgtcgtcgcgcgtgctgccgcggcaggagaataatgcggcggcgacgacgtaCCCGGACATCCTCGACATCGCGGGCATGGACTACACGCCGGCCAACAGAAAGCCTCCCATCCACAACTGA